Part of the Candidatus Angelobacter sp. genome, CGGCCCGGCCAGATCGAGGTCAAAGCCGTCGCGGCCAGCCGGCAGCTTGATTATCCGGGCGACCGTCTGGAAATCATTCTGGCCCGGGGCGGCCACCCTTCAATCCAGCGAAACGTTGCGATTCGAGAGGCGCGCGGCGAGTTGATTTATTTTCTCGACGATGACTCAGTGCCGCATCCGGGGAATCTGCGCCGCGCCGCGGCGCATTTCCGCCGGCCCGAGGTGCAGATGGCCGGCGGCCCGGCGCTCTGCCCTCCGGAATCGCCGGTCCTGGAAAAACTTTTTGCGATGGTGATGGGCAGCCGGCTCGCGTTTTTCTCCAGTCGCGCCCGGTATCAGGCGGTGGGCCGGCTCCGCGAAACCGGTGAAAAGGAACTCATTCTCTGCAATCTGCTGGCGCGCCGCCTGACGCTGGTGGAAGCGGGTGGTTTCGACGAGGCGCTCTATCCGAACGAAGAAAACGCCCTGATGGATGATGTGCAGCGGCGGGGCGGACGGCTGCTGTATGATCCGGAGTTGATCGCGCACCGGCGCCCCCGCCAGAGCCTGGGAGCCTTCGTGAAAATGTTGATGACCTACGGTCGGGGCCGCGCGGAACAGTTCCGTCTGCATCCCACATTTGGCTCGGCGCCGAACTTCGTTCCCCCGCTGTTTTGCGTTTATGTGGCGCTGACACCCCTGCTGCCCGCGTGGTGCCAGTGGCCGTGGGCGGTCTATGGTCTGGCGTTGGTCGGGCAGGCGGCCGTGTTGAAGGGCGGATCGTTCGTGTTCAAGATTTGCGCGCTCCCGCTGATCTTCGCGAGCCATCTGTTTTACGGCCTCGGATTCTGGCGCGGCCTTTTCACGGGTTTGCGCCAACCCGGGAGACAGGGGTCCGGTTCGGTGATTCTGGAGCGGGTGAAGGAGATGTGACCGCGATGGAATCCAAAACCACGTTTTTCCGGCAGAGCGGGTGGCTGGTCATCGCGACGGCCTCCGGAGGATTTTTCATGATGGCCACGCAGATCGCCGCCAATAGCTGGATGAATCCGGAGGAGTACAGCATCTGGTTCGCATTGCTGCGCATTTTTCTGTTGATGAGCATCCCGTCGGTCGGTCTCCAGATCATCTTCGCCCAGCAAACGGCCGCGGCGATCAGCGACGCGCAGCACCGCCAGCTCACGCGCACCCTGCGCGCCACCGGGCAGGCGACGTTTGTCATCTGGCTGATCATGGCGGCCGTGGCCTTTGCCGGACAGCGGCACTGGATCGCGCTGCTCAAGATCTCGAACCCCGCCGCGCTCTGGGTCACGGTCATGATCGGCCTCGCGTCGCTCTGGTCTCCCATTGTCAAGGGCGCGCTCCAGGGGCAGCAGAATTTTCTCGGGCTGGGCTGGGTCCTGATTGTTGACGGAGTGGGCCGGTTCGCGGCGATTGCGGTGATCCTGTGGCTGGGCGGGCAGGCGGCCGGTGGCATGACGGGCGCGCTGTTCGGCCAGGGGATTTCGGTGTTGATCGGCGCGTGGTTGATCCGCCGACTGCTGGCGGGCCCCGGCGATCCAATGGAGTGGAAACCCTGGCTGCGCCGCGCGGCGCCGCTGACCGTGGGATTCGGAAGCGTCCAGTTCATGAGCAACGCGGATGTGGTGTTCGTGCAGGGCGTGTTTTCAAAAGAGCAGACGCCGTTTTACATGCCGGCGGCGATGATTGGTCTCGCGCTCATCACGTTCGCCGGGCCGCTGGCGGCGGTGATGTTTCCAAAAATAGTCCGCAGCGCGGCGCTCACTCAGGACACGCGCGCGTTGCGGCAGGCGCTCACCGCCACGGCGCTCATCGGCGGTCTGGCCGCGCTGGCCTGTACCGTCGCGCCCTGGCTGCCGGTGCGGGTCATTTTTTTCAAGAAACCCGAATACTGGGCGGCGACGCCGCTGGTTCCCTGGTTCGCGTGGTGCCTCCTGCCGTTGATCCTGTCAAATGTGCTCGTCTCAAACCTCCTCGCACGCGAGCGGTTTGCCGTCGCGCCCTGGGCGCTGCTCATCGCCACGGGTTACGGCGCCGCCCTCGCGATGTTGAAGCCCCACCTGTTGGAGATGGAAGTGATGACCGCGTTTCGCACGGTCATCCAGACGCTGGGAGTTTTCAGCCTGCTCCTGCTCGCCGTGTCCGCCGGGTTCACCTGGCGCGAGAAGGGCCGGGCCGCGGCACGGGGGCTTTGAGTTTCTGGTAAAGCCAGGTTTCCAGGGGCCGCAATGGACGCAGCCAGCGATAGAGCGGCGTGTAAATCAAACGCAATCGCACGACCGATAGAAACATCACCAGCGACGAACGCAGGAGCGATTGCGTCACCTTCGAACCGGTCTTGTCCGTCCATTCCGTCGGCACCTCGAGGACCCGGAACCCTTCCCGTTTCAATGAGTAAAGCAGGTTCACGTCGAACGCGAGGTCGGCGATGCGCAGGGTCGAGTGAATTTTCTCCACCGCCGCCCGCCGCATCACCTTGGCCGGGCACTGGGTATCCGCGAAGTTCATCTTCCGCAG contains:
- a CDS encoding glycosyltransferase; its protein translation is MSETLPSVTVVIPARPGQIEVKAVAASRQLDYPGDRLEIILARGGHPSIQRNVAIREARGELIYFLDDDSVPHPGNLRRAAAHFRRPEVQMAGGPALCPPESPVLEKLFAMVMGSRLAFFSSRARYQAVGRLRETGEKELILCNLLARRLTLVEAGGFDEALYPNEENALMDDVQRRGGRLLYDPELIAHRRPRQSLGAFVKMLMTYGRGRAEQFRLHPTFGSAPNFVPPLFCVYVALTPLLPAWCQWPWAVYGLALVGQAAVLKGGSFVFKICALPLIFASHLFYGLGFWRGLFTGLRQPGRQGSGSVILERVKEM